The following nucleotide sequence is from Salvia miltiorrhiza cultivar Shanhuang (shh) chromosome 7, IMPLAD_Smil_shh, whole genome shotgun sequence.
TATAAAGTATGAAAGAAATTAGAGAATGACAAAGAAATGAACATGGCATATCATCTTGCTTGATCAAATATAATGGAACTTCTGCATTTAAAGTGTTGGACACAAAAGGGCTTACTTTCATCACTAGACAAAACAAAATCTACGGCATCCTTAGTGGTAATGTGTTCCATGACAACCTTCAATCCGGGGAGCTTCTGAATTAAGGGGCTgagaactgcatcaatgaacAGCTTTTCACGGTCAAACACATCAACATCTGGACTTGTTACCTCCCCATGGACCTGCAGAGATTTCATTCGCACAAGGTTTTGCCAATTATTTATGCACCAATTACATTGTTAGTGTACAATGACGATGTGTGTGCATGTATTGGCCTAGTGGTAAGAGGTTAATGCCCAAGACCTgagatcttgggttcgagtcctccaTCGTGCGGTCTTTGGATTTCTTCATTTACTTATGCAATTtatcaattaataaataaaaaaaatgatgatgtGTGGTCATGTCATGTTCATATAAATCTTGTTTTAATTTTTCGATTGGCTTACACAGGTCAAGCTAACAACCTGTCTTTAATATGATTTATGATATGCATACAGTTCAAACAATCCATCAGCAGACCCATTTCTCAAGTTAGATGGTGAAATAACTCTTACAAGATTCTGCAAAATTTTCATATTAGAACTATTAGAGCACAtacctatttatttttattgaaagtGTGATTAGGTTGAACGAACGGAATATATTTCACACTTGAGCAAATCATTATGAAGAAACAAAGATAAGCTCACCAACAAAGGCATATTCTGCTGAACCATTTCCTCGAGTACAGGTAAACACTTCCCGAATAGATCGGTTACACCATCTTGAGAATTTGTGGTAGCACCAGCAGGATATAATTTCACGGCATATACAACTCCACTCTCTCCTGCGATATCAATTATTTATATCAAACGCGAAGTCATTAACTTCTACAACATCTTTCATGTGAAAGAATACATGAAGTTGAATTAGCCGATGCATTCCCTATTTCCATGAAGCAGTCGAGCACAATAATAACAAAACGTGAGGTTGTCAAAGATAACATCATATGAGCTCCTTGCCACATAAATAAGGAGTTCAACTCACTTGCTAACTTAATCTCATTAGGGCTCGTAGTGTCTGTCAAATAAAGTGTCATCAAAGGAGTGAAGTCACTGTCTTTCGGCAGAGCATTCAAAATTGATTGTCGGTAGGCTATAGCTGCAGCAGTGGTGGTGATTGGAGGTCTCAGATTCGGCATGACTATGGCTCTTCCAAAGTGTTGTGAACTGTATGCAAATTGTTCTTAAGACATATTTCGGGCATaaataagagaaaaataaataaattcagcaAGAGAATACATTATAATCTACGTAAAATTGAGTTTGTAATGAATGAATGTGTAGTTATTCAACCTGTGGGGGGCAACTGCTTCAAGAAGCTCCCCATCACGAAGATGGAGATGCCAGTCATCAGGTCGTGTGATCGAAAGCTCCATTTTTATCCCAAATGTTTTTAGATGGATTGGTCTTCTAGCTCTCACAAGTGCAGATGACAACTGTGTTGTGGAAAAAAgtctttaaaattaaaacaaacaagTCTAATCAACTAGAAAAAAGATATCGACTATCATGCCAAGAGATGAATAACAAAGTTATTCCTTCTCGTGGAATGTATATATGCATTGAGTCCATAACTAAGGATGATTCGATTGCAACAGGGACCAACTTATGAACATTTTACAAACATTAGTTTCTGAAAATGCACCTTGACAGAGAACTCTGAAGGCACAGCAAGAGCACTTCCCTATCACAAAAAAGAGAACACCAACCATCAAATATATAAGGCGCATTGGGATAGATTGTTTTCTAAGATAGCAAAAAAGTACGAATAATACGTATAATGAAAAGATATGGCATACTCTGTAAGGACCCAGGGATGTCTTCAACATCCTACAAACTAGACAACAGCTCTAAATGCCCTTTTTCTACTATCTGCCAATATTAAGATAAGAAATTATCAAGTTATAAGATTTAATGTAAGACAGATGGAAATTTCAGTCACTGTTTTCATAATTGATAAGATACTTGATTGAGCATTTTTATCCTGGATTCTCCAATCCACTCTTGCAATGGAATATGAATCAAGCTAGTAAACAATGGATTAGCCTATACTATTTTTGTGTATGCGCACCTCATCGGCAATACATATTTGCATACTTAAATAAACATGATTTTTCGgcaacaatttcaaaatttcagaCGCGATTTCAGCAACAATTTTACGCAGAGGACATGGATTTCAACTCACCAATTTCAGAAGGAACAAGTTGAATTGATGCTCGGCCAAAGAGAAGGGAAAGGAGAGCTGCCGGCTTGTAGTTGCAGAGGAACTTCACTCAACTCCTCCATGATTCAGGAGCAATCTCAGGCATTACTCGCTCAGAGTGAGAGATAATTGTTCGAATTCAAATTTGTAAGGAGTAGAAAAAAGGGAAGttggaagagaagaagagaggCTGCGCTGATGAGCTAAATTCTTTTCTAGGCCCAAATAGATAGCAGTATAAGTCTTTGTTGGGCCGGTCTAATGAGTGCATCCAATAAATTAGACGTAAACTACAAATTAAACACTACTGCTACTTCGTCGCGTGCGATACACCACGAGCcatgatatattttattatttttaaaatattaaattatataaaatttttgcaatgattttgtatatgaatttgattaattgatataaaaattatgttaatataattattaatatttgatttaaaatagtatgttataataataataattattaaatttatagattgtaaagcaaattatttaagttaattttattttgagaaaataacaCTAAATCATCAATGTAGCAAAATTTATAGCAGCAATTTAGTATAAcaattttgggctcttaaaagtccaaattatattagtattattaaaagtttatatttaaataacccaaaactaactaaaaaattagaaaaaatataaataatatagcaacaagtatatttatataaataaataaataaataattcatacacaaaattaaataaatctatataatatttaaattttaatttttagatatataactaaatttaatttataaatttatattaaaatcagTACAAATTTTATTCACATTAATTGCACTAAAAACCACTAtactttaaaaatatttaaatataaaataattattaacaaTCATATATTAATTTGGAAGTCGAATTTTCCATATTAGCTTCTTAATATTGTACATTCCGATGTGAAGTAATATATTTTCGTCTTTGACCTAAAAAATGAATaacatattattaaaaatatatatattaattcaatgTAGAATGTTGGATTTTTTGAAAAGAAGAAATAGATATGTCGACGCGAGTTCAAAAATATCTAATTTTCTTGGAACTCTATCACACACCCTTTATATAGGAAGCTGAACAAATAAATGCATTGCTCCAAAAATTGTAAAGGTCCAAATCTCCCATCTAAAATCATGGACCCGATTTTTTTGTTTACTTTATCCActcaatttgaaattatatatgCAAGCGATCTACCATATAAaatccaaaatttaaaaataaatatgcacacttgtataataataatgatatcaTTAACACTACAAATTATGGTACTACAACTGTATCTAACGTGTAGTGACATTCTTTAGGGAGGGAAACTATTAATAGGGGTATTATTCTTGGTGGCCAATTATTCCATTTTGGTATATGTTCATGTTCACTGCTGATTTTGGTGGCTATTCTTGAATTATAGTTCTTCAACTTGCATTAATCAAATATCTAGAATATCGAGCTTatttataaattacaagaaaagtaaataatacGCATGGAAATAATATGTCTATACAATGCTGCTTATCAACTTCTCTGCCGATTATGGTTGTGACCGAATAtgaatcaaattttgaaatttttttattagacAAGTCAAGATTCTAGTTAAACTCGtatctttttaattataaaCATGCTATTAAAATATAAGTTTGAATTCGAATTTCGACTCATCTTTGAGCAAGTTTTTGTCAACCAAATTTAatgaagacaaaaaaaaaaaaattcaatgacTAATTTGATACACTGCCTATTGAAAATATCACCAAAATACTTTTAAGTTTTAATaatgttggaaattggttgtgagtaaccaatgtttaataatttttcgagtaccgaaaacatttaatttagcagaattaaatgggacaggatcgatctacgttccgagtagatgatcgtagtatatttatttactcaaaaccgatttccggtgagtgagaaataattgtttaaagttgggtacttgaaacatggagttgtgggaaaagataagcattaaataagatttaatacttatcccacattggaatgtggatcacatttattacagtataaaagctattacatcacaggatgtaataaaactgtgtgcacacgtgacgggttgcacAGCCCACatgcgcgcgccgccgccgccgccgcccgcccggcccggccccggccccggccccgtcgcccgacgcccggccccggccccggcccccggcgcccggccccggTCCCGTCCCCGTCCCCGTCACCCGACGCGCAGCCGTGGACTTGCAGGGCTGTTACACTTCTGTAACTGCCGTCGGAGGATTCATGGCAGGATTCAAACAGCAGGGCTGTTACGTCCGTTACTGCTGTAACCCCCGACACCTTATGAATACCATCAATGGTATTAatccccctattgatgtggtctgtgcctatatataggacagcctccatgcatcataGAACATCTGAAAACAAGCATTACACTCTTACTCTGCTGCACTCTGCAT
It contains:
- the LOC130995236 gene encoding dihydroorotase, mitochondrial-like isoform X1, which translates into the protein MLKTSLGPYRGSALAVPSEFSVKLSSALVRARRPIHLKTFGIKMELSITRPDDWHLHLRDGELLEAVAPHSSQHFGRAIVMPNLRPPITTTAAAIAYRQSILNALPKDSDFTPLMTLYLTDTTSPNEIKLARESGVVYAVKLYPAGATTNSQDGVTDLFGKCLPVLEEMVQQNMPLLVHGEVTSPDVDVFDREKLFIDAVLSPLIQKLPGLKVVMEHITTKDAVDFVLSSDERFVAATVTPQHIVLNRNSLFQGGLQPHNYCLPVLKREIHRQAIASAVTSGSKRFFLGTDSAPHDRRNKECPCGCAGIYNSPVALSVYAKVFEEAGALDKLEAFTSFNGPDFYGLPRNSSKIRLSKTPWTVPPSFSFGWGEIVPMFAGQVLDWLPSPL
- the LOC130995236 gene encoding dihydroorotase, mitochondrial-like isoform X2, which produces MELSITRPDDWHLHLRDGELLEAVAPHSSQHFGRAIVMPNLRPPITTTAAAIAYRQSILNALPKDSDFTPLMTLYLTDTTSPNEIKLARESGVVYAVKLYPAGATTNSQDGVTDLFGKCLPVLEEMVQQNMPLLVHGEVTSPDVDVFDREKLFIDAVLSPLIQKLPGLKVVMEHITTKDAVDFVLSSDERFVAATVTPQHIVLNRNSLFQGGLQPHNYCLPVLKREIHRQAIASAVTSGSKRFFLGTDSAPHDRRNKECPCGCAGIYNSPVALSVYAKVFEEAGALDKLEAFTSFNGPDFYGLPRNSSKIRLSKTPWTVPPSFSFGWGEIVPMFAGQVLDWLPSPL